A single genomic interval of Microbacterium sp. zg-Y1090 harbors:
- the rpsI gene encoding 30S ribosomal protein S9, with translation MANIEETPQNYSTETPAEETQAAVARPVLSVPGAAVGRRKQAIARVRLIPGSGTITVNGRTLEDYFPNKLHQQLITDPFTVLNLTGAYDVIARISGGGDSGQAGALRLGIARALNQIDAENNRPTLKKAGFLSRDARVIERKKAGLKKARKAPQYSKR, from the coding sequence ATGGCGAACATCGAAGAGACCCCGCAGAACTACTCCACCGAGACTCCCGCCGAGGAGACGCAGGCCGCCGTCGCGCGCCCCGTCCTTTCGGTTCCCGGCGCAGCGGTCGGCCGTCGCAAGCAGGCCATCGCCCGCGTGCGTCTGATCCCCGGCTCGGGCACCATCACGGTCAACGGCCGCACGCTCGAGGACTACTTCCCGAACAAGCTGCACCAGCAGCTGATCACCGACCCGTTCACGGTGCTCAACCTCACCGGCGCATACGACGTCATCGCCCGCATCTCGGGTGGCGGTGACTCGGGCCAGGCCGGCGCGCTGCGCCTCGGCATCGCCCGTGCGCTCAACCAGATCGACGCCGAGAACAACCGCCCGACCCTCAAGAAGGCCGGCTTCCTCTCGCGTGACGCCCGCGTCATCGAGCGCAAGAAGGCCGGTCTCAAGAAGGCCCGCAAGGCACCTCAGTACTCGAAGCGCTGA
- the coaA gene encoding type I pantothenate kinase, with protein MAETTAARDADAPAPAPLARELYREIDRPEWARLAGGIPNPLTETEVVQLRGIGDRLDLDEVRQVYLPLSRLLSLYAENTKRLGAEESAFLGELDTTTPFVVGVAGSVAVGKSTIARLLRELMSRWPGTPRVELVTTDGFLYSNAELERRGIMHRKGFPESYDRRALVQFLTEVKSGAGEVRAPFYSHMRYDIITDAQVTVRRPDVVIVEGLNVLQPPPSPNDVAVSDLFDFSIYIDADAEHIRQWFVERFLALRRAAFTNPNSFFNRFAGVGDDEAVTLALGFWNDINLPNLRENVEPTRHRATLVLEKGADHAVERVLLRKL; from the coding sequence ATGGCCGAGACCACTGCCGCGCGCGACGCCGATGCTCCCGCTCCCGCACCTCTGGCGCGGGAGCTCTACCGCGAGATCGACCGACCCGAATGGGCGCGGCTGGCCGGCGGCATCCCGAACCCGCTGACCGAGACCGAGGTCGTGCAGCTGCGCGGCATCGGCGACCGGCTCGACCTCGACGAGGTGCGTCAGGTCTATCTCCCGCTCAGCCGGCTGCTGTCGCTGTACGCGGAGAACACCAAACGCCTGGGCGCGGAGGAGAGTGCGTTCCTGGGGGAGCTGGACACCACGACGCCCTTCGTGGTCGGGGTCGCCGGCTCCGTCGCCGTCGGCAAGTCCACCATCGCGCGCCTGCTGCGCGAGTTGATGAGCCGCTGGCCCGGGACTCCGCGCGTCGAACTGGTGACCACAGACGGATTCCTCTACTCCAACGCCGAGCTCGAGCGCCGGGGCATCATGCACCGCAAGGGATTCCCGGAGTCGTACGACCGCCGCGCCCTGGTGCAGTTCCTCACCGAGGTCAAAAGCGGAGCCGGCGAGGTGCGGGCGCCGTTCTACTCGCACATGCGGTACGACATCATCACCGACGCGCAGGTCACCGTGCGCCGTCCCGACGTCGTCATCGTCGAGGGCCTGAACGTGCTGCAGCCGCCGCCGTCCCCCAACGACGTGGCGGTCAGTGATCTCTTCGACTTCTCGATCTACATCGACGCCGATGCCGAACACATCAGGCAGTGGTTCGTCGAGCGGTTCCTGGCGCTGCGTCGCGCCGCCTTCACCAACCCGAACTCGTTCTTCAACCGCTTCGCCGGCGTCGGCGACGACGAGGCCGTGACCCTCGCGCTGGGCTTCTGGAACGACATCAACCTCCCCAACCTGCGGGAGAACGTCGAGCCCACCCGGCACCGTGCGACGCTCGTGCTGGAGAAGGGCGCCGACCACGCCGTGGAGCGGGTGCTGCTGCGCAAGCTCTGA
- a CDS encoding DegT/DnrJ/EryC1/StrS family aminotransferase, producing the protein MSTRVTFMVPWLGREEVEAVTEVIASGWIAQGPRVAQFEREFAEAVDGRFAVATTSGTTARHLALRVAGIGPGDDVVVPSYCFIATINAVRHVGANPVFADVDPITGNVTGTTVSMAITSATKAVIAVDQGGVPVDLDDVRSATDPLGIIVIEDAACGAGSTYKGRPVGAGAEIVAWSFHPRNLVTTGEGGMLTTARGDWAKRARRLRDHAATVSGAERRASVLPLVEEYAEVGYNFRMTDMQAAIGRVQLQRLPLVVQRRRELAARYRAAIRGIPGLRPVADPDYGTGNVQSFWVEVLDEYPTDRDGLLAALAEADVSARRGVMASHRQPPYRDVVPTNGLPATDRLTDHTLVLPMFHTMSQDDQDRVIEVLRSPV; encoded by the coding sequence ATGAGCACGCGGGTCACCTTCATGGTCCCCTGGCTGGGCCGCGAAGAGGTCGAGGCCGTCACCGAGGTCATCGCCAGCGGCTGGATCGCGCAAGGGCCGAGGGTGGCGCAGTTCGAGCGGGAGTTCGCCGAGGCCGTGGACGGGCGCTTCGCCGTGGCGACGACCAGCGGTACGACCGCGCGTCACCTCGCGCTGCGCGTTGCAGGGATCGGTCCGGGGGATGACGTCGTCGTGCCCTCGTATTGCTTCATCGCGACGATCAACGCCGTGCGCCATGTGGGAGCGAACCCCGTGTTCGCCGATGTCGACCCGATCACGGGGAACGTGACGGGAACGACGGTGAGCATGGCGATCACCTCTGCGACCAAAGCCGTGATCGCCGTGGACCAGGGAGGCGTGCCCGTCGACCTCGATGACGTGCGCAGCGCGACCGATCCGCTCGGGATCATCGTGATCGAGGATGCCGCGTGCGGCGCCGGTTCCACGTACAAGGGTCGGCCGGTGGGGGCCGGAGCGGAGATCGTGGCGTGGTCCTTCCACCCGAGGAATCTCGTGACCACGGGGGAAGGCGGCATGCTGACCACCGCGCGCGGCGATTGGGCCAAGCGCGCACGTCGGCTGCGCGACCACGCCGCGACGGTCTCCGGGGCCGAGCGCCGCGCGTCGGTGCTGCCGCTCGTCGAGGAGTACGCCGAGGTGGGATACAACTTCCGCATGACCGACATGCAGGCGGCGATCGGCCGGGTGCAGCTGCAGCGCCTGCCGCTGGTCGTCCAGCGTCGGCGCGAGCTCGCCGCGCGCTACCGCGCCGCCATCCGCGGGATACCCGGGCTGCGGCCCGTCGCGGATCCCGACTACGGGACAGGAAATGTGCAGTCGTTCTGGGTGGAGGTGCTCGATGAGTACCCCACCGACCGCGACGGGCTGCTGGCCGCGCTCGCCGAAGCAGATGTGTCCGCTCGCCGCGGCGTCATGGCATCCCACCGGCAGCCTCCGTACCGGGACGTCGTCCCCACGAACGGACTGCCCGCGACGGACCGTCTCACCGACCACACGCTGGTGCTGCCGATGTTCCACACGATGAGCCAGGACGATCAGGATCGGGTCATCGAGGTGCTGCGCTCGCCCGTGTGA
- a CDS encoding Ppx/GppA phosphatase family protein: MRLGVLDIGSNTVHLLIADVIPGGRPHATTSRRTVLRLMRYLEPDGSISADGVDALVAAVTDARETVARENVAELLATATSAVREAKNGKAVIARIEEALGQELQVLGGETEARFTFLAVRRWFGWSAGQILLFDIGGGSLELAAGADELPDAAASVPLGAGRMTVKYLPNDPPGADEVDRLRKHARKTLAPVAEMFADLPRPDHVVGSSKAIRSLAKLAGYPVPGWSGIERMVLPRSALKEWIPRLAQMPAAAREALPGITADRTFQIVAAAVVLHRAMKALDVDELEVSPWALREGVLLRYIESLSWTAPTTD, encoded by the coding sequence GTGCGCCTTGGAGTCCTCGACATCGGTTCGAACACCGTCCACCTGCTGATCGCGGATGTGATCCCCGGCGGCAGGCCGCACGCGACGACCAGCCGCCGCACGGTGCTGCGACTGATGCGCTACCTGGAGCCCGATGGGTCGATCAGCGCCGACGGCGTGGACGCCCTTGTGGCCGCGGTGACCGACGCCCGCGAGACCGTGGCCCGCGAGAACGTCGCCGAATTGCTGGCGACGGCCACGAGCGCCGTGCGCGAGGCGAAGAACGGCAAGGCGGTGATCGCGCGGATCGAGGAGGCGCTGGGCCAGGAGCTGCAGGTGCTCGGCGGTGAGACGGAGGCGCGGTTCACCTTCCTCGCCGTGCGCCGCTGGTTCGGGTGGTCGGCCGGACAGATCCTGCTGTTCGACATCGGCGGCGGCTCGCTGGAGCTGGCCGCGGGTGCGGACGAGCTTCCGGATGCCGCGGCCTCCGTGCCCCTGGGGGCCGGGCGCATGACGGTGAAGTACCTGCCGAACGACCCGCCCGGCGCCGACGAGGTCGACCGCCTGCGCAAGCACGCGCGCAAGACGCTCGCCCCCGTGGCGGAGATGTTCGCGGACCTGCCGCGCCCCGATCACGTCGTCGGATCGTCCAAGGCGATCCGCTCACTGGCGAAGCTGGCGGGGTACCCCGTGCCCGGCTGGTCGGGGATCGAGCGCATGGTGCTGCCCCGCTCAGCGCTGAAGGAGTGGATCCCTCGCCTTGCGCAGATGCCGGCGGCCGCGCGCGAGGCGCTGCCGGGCATCACCGCGGACCGCACGTTCCAGATCGTCGCGGCGGCCGTCGTGCTGCACCGCGCGATGAAGGCCCTCGATGTCGATGAGCTCGAGGTCAGCCCGTGGGCGCTGCGCGAAGGCGTGCTGCTGCGCTACATCGAGTCCCTGTCGTGGACCGCCCCCACCACCGACTGA
- a CDS encoding adenylyltransferase/cytidyltransferase family protein has protein sequence MTQRVGYAAGAFDLFHVGHLNILRLAREHCDHLIAGVVSDEMLLQTKGLSSFIPTDERAEIVRHVDFVDEVHIEAVPDKLQVWEELRFTHFFKGDDWRGTPRGEQLEREFAAVGVEVVYFPYTAHTSSTQLRQALDAAVHLARARNARDAALVAMA, from the coding sequence ATGACACAACGAGTGGGCTATGCGGCGGGGGCGTTCGACCTGTTCCACGTGGGGCATCTGAACATCCTTCGTCTTGCTCGCGAGCATTGCGATCACCTCATCGCCGGGGTGGTGAGCGACGAGATGCTCTTGCAGACGAAGGGTCTGTCGTCGTTCATCCCCACGGACGAGCGCGCCGAGATCGTGCGCCACGTCGACTTCGTGGACGAGGTGCACATCGAGGCCGTCCCCGACAAGCTGCAGGTGTGGGAGGAGCTGCGCTTCACGCACTTCTTCAAGGGCGATGACTGGCGCGGCACCCCTCGGGGGGAGCAGCTCGAGCGCGAGTTCGCCGCGGTGGGAGTGGAAGTCGTGTACTTCCCCTACACCGCGCACACATCCAGCACACAGCTGCGTCAGGCGCTGGACGCCGCGGTGCACCTCGCCCGGGCGCGCAACGCGCGTGACGCGGCGTTGGTGGCGATGGCCTAG
- the rplM gene encoding 50S ribosomal protein L13: MTRTFTPKAGEIQREWLVIDATDVVLGRLASHAAALLRGKHKATFANHMDSGDFVIIVNADKVALTGQKLQKKRAYRHSGYPGGLKSVSYEELLEKNPARAVEKAIRGMLPKNSLGRQQLSKLKVYAGGEHPHAAQQPKTYTLDQVAQ; this comes from the coding sequence GTGACGCGCACTTTCACCCCCAAGGCTGGCGAGATCCAGCGCGAGTGGCTGGTCATCGACGCAACAGACGTCGTCCTCGGTCGCCTCGCCTCGCACGCCGCCGCCCTTCTGCGTGGCAAGCACAAGGCCACCTTCGCCAACCACATGGACTCCGGTGACTTCGTCATCATCGTCAACGCCGACAAGGTCGCGCTGACGGGCCAGAAGCTCCAGAAGAAGCGTGCCTACCGCCACTCCGGCTACCCGGGCGGCCTCAAGTCGGTCTCCTACGAGGAGCTCCTCGAGAAGAACCCGGCCCGCGCCGTCGAGAAGGCGATCCGCGGCATGCTGCCGAAGAACAGCCTCGGCCGCCAGCAGCTCTCGAAGCTGAAGGTCTACGCCGGCGGCGAGCACCCGCACGCGGCGCAGCAGCCCAAGACGTACACCCTCGACCAGGTCGCCCAGTAA
- a CDS encoding glycosyltransferase: MGSPDSGRVVIAVHPGAELFGSDRMFLQSVIGLRERGVDVIAVLASAGPLVEQLRAAGAQVDVIPMMVLRKSFRTPLGLLRLFAAAIRNVRAATRLIDERRPDAVYVSTAIVPVWPVVARLKGVRIVSHLHEAEASAGTLMKKVLYTPHRPSHAVIVNSRFTRETMLSSAPRIGSRTNIVYNGVSGPPVSANPPRPRVDDGLRVLYIGRLSPRKGPDVLIEALAIARDEGLPCSLRLLGSVYPGYEWFEDQLRARVDLLGLHDQVEFAGFDSDIWPSLAAADVLVVPSVVDEPFGNTAVEGLLARRPVIVSDTSGLREAAGGYPTALLTAPGDAAALATALQTVRASWASLCRDVAISAATAEQRNGIAAYRAAVATSVLGADERIAAPAR, from the coding sequence GTGGGATCGCCGGACAGCGGCCGCGTCGTGATCGCCGTGCACCCGGGCGCCGAGTTGTTCGGGTCCGACCGCATGTTCCTCCAGAGCGTCATCGGGCTGCGCGAGCGCGGCGTCGACGTGATCGCCGTCCTCGCGTCGGCCGGCCCCCTGGTGGAGCAGTTGCGAGCAGCCGGAGCCCAGGTCGACGTCATACCGATGATGGTGCTGCGCAAGTCATTCCGCACCCCCCTCGGCCTGCTGCGACTCTTCGCCGCCGCGATACGCAACGTGCGGGCCGCGACACGACTCATCGACGAACGGCGTCCCGACGCCGTTTACGTGAGCACCGCGATCGTGCCGGTCTGGCCGGTCGTGGCGCGACTGAAGGGCGTGCGCATCGTCAGTCACCTCCATGAGGCCGAGGCCTCCGCAGGCACGCTGATGAAGAAGGTGCTGTACACACCGCATCGCCCCTCACACGCGGTGATCGTCAACAGTCGATTCACGCGCGAAACCATGCTCTCGTCGGCGCCGCGTATCGGTAGCCGGACGAACATCGTCTACAACGGGGTGAGCGGTCCGCCTGTCAGCGCGAACCCGCCGCGTCCGCGCGTCGACGACGGGCTGCGCGTCCTCTATATAGGGCGGCTTTCGCCGAGGAAAGGCCCCGACGTCCTCATCGAGGCGCTCGCAATCGCGCGCGACGAGGGATTGCCTTGCTCGCTCCGGCTGCTGGGCAGCGTTTATCCGGGATACGAGTGGTTCGAGGACCAACTGCGCGCACGCGTGGATCTGCTCGGCTTGCACGACCAGGTCGAGTTCGCGGGGTTCGACTCCGATATCTGGCCGAGCCTGGCTGCTGCTGATGTCCTCGTCGTGCCCTCGGTCGTAGACGAGCCGTTCGGCAACACCGCCGTGGAAGGCCTGCTCGCACGGCGCCCCGTGATCGTCAGCGACACCAGCGGACTGCGGGAGGCGGCGGGCGGTTACCCGACCGCCCTGCTCACCGCGCCCGGCGATGCCGCAGCGCTGGCCACCGCGCTCCAGACTGTGCGCGCGAGCTGGGCGAGCCTCTGCCGAGATGTGGCGATCAGCGCAGCGACGGCCGAACAGCGCAACGGGATCGCCGCCTACCGGGCAGCCGTCGCGACGTCGGTGCTCGGCGCTGACGAACGCATCGCGGCCCCGGCCCGATGA
- a CDS encoding PRC-barrel domain-containing protein, which translates to MIGSHDIASLVGRHVVDTDGDKVGTVGQVYVDPTTGTPNWMTVKTGLFGTSESFVPLEQAEEVDGGVRIPYGKDAVKHAPRIDSDAELTHREEEELYAYYALRDAPETDGDDRGHTHEHEHDGQSHEHEHAHRDDHDHDHDQASPADAGDAATAPPAASGGLRLRRYVVTEQVTVTVPVTREEVRLEPDPSPAAASEDGAATETPTDR; encoded by the coding sequence ATGATCGGATCCCATGACATCGCCAGCCTGGTGGGCCGCCACGTGGTCGACACCGACGGCGACAAGGTGGGCACGGTCGGACAGGTCTACGTCGACCCGACCACCGGCACCCCCAACTGGATGACCGTGAAGACCGGACTGTTCGGCACGTCCGAGTCGTTCGTCCCCCTCGAGCAGGCGGAGGAGGTCGACGGCGGCGTGCGCATCCCCTATGGGAAGGATGCCGTCAAGCACGCTCCGCGCATCGATTCGGATGCAGAGCTCACCCACCGCGAGGAGGAGGAGCTCTACGCGTACTACGCGCTGCGCGACGCCCCAGAAACGGATGGCGACGACCGAGGGCACACGCACGAGCACGAGCACGACGGGCAGAGCCACGAGCACGAGCACGCTCACCGCGACGACCACGACCACGACCACGACCAGGCGAGCCCCGCGGATGCCGGAGACGCCGCCACCGCTCCCCCGGCGGCATCCGGCGGCCTGCGGCTGCGGCGGTACGTCGTGACGGAGCAGGTCACCGTGACCGTGCCCGTCACCCGCGAAGAGGTGCGGCTCGAACCCGACCCGTCGCCCGCGGCGGCCTCCGAAGACGGCGCCGCCACAGAAACCCCCACAGACCGCTGA
- the glmM gene encoding phosphoglucosamine mutase has product MALFGTDGVRGLANGPLTADLALSLAQATAVVLGQGRIATARRQAGRRLTAVVARDPRISGEFLSAAVEAGLASSGVDVLDAGVVPTPAAAFLVADRDADFGVMVSASHNPAPDNGIKLFARGGVKLPDEVEARIEEAMSGPKLQPTGGDVGRIQRFADAEDRYIVHLLASLPHRLDGLHVVIDCAHGAASGVSPDVFTDAGAKVTVIGADPDGLNINDGYGSTHLDVLAGEVVRVGADIGIAHDGDADRCLAVDADGRIVDGDQIMAILALSMKSRGRLKDDTLVATVMSNLGLHRAMAASGIHVEQTGVGDRYVLERMSASGFSLGGEQSGHVIMSDFATTGDGLLTGLHLCAEMARTGKTLAELASVMTVFPQVLVNVRDVDRSRVDDDEGVQEAVASAAAALGMSGRVLLRASGTEPLVRVMVEAETADVASDVAAQLAAVVSERLALPA; this is encoded by the coding sequence ATGGCGCTGTTCGGCACGGATGGTGTGCGGGGGCTGGCCAACGGCCCCCTCACCGCCGACCTCGCGCTCTCCCTGGCCCAGGCGACTGCCGTCGTCCTGGGCCAGGGGCGTATTGCGACGGCACGGCGGCAGGCGGGCAGACGACTGACCGCGGTCGTCGCCCGCGACCCCCGCATATCGGGGGAGTTCCTCTCGGCTGCGGTCGAGGCGGGTCTCGCCTCGTCGGGCGTCGATGTGCTCGACGCCGGCGTGGTGCCGACGCCCGCTGCCGCGTTCCTGGTGGCCGACCGCGATGCCGATTTCGGCGTGATGGTCTCGGCGTCCCACAATCCCGCGCCCGACAACGGGATCAAGCTCTTCGCCCGCGGCGGGGTGAAGCTGCCCGATGAGGTCGAGGCGCGCATCGAAGAGGCGATGTCGGGACCCAAGCTGCAGCCCACCGGCGGCGACGTCGGGCGCATCCAGCGGTTCGCCGACGCCGAGGACCGCTACATCGTGCACCTCCTCGCGTCGCTGCCTCACCGCCTCGACGGCCTGCACGTCGTGATCGACTGCGCCCACGGCGCGGCATCCGGCGTCTCGCCCGACGTCTTCACCGACGCGGGGGCCAAAGTGACCGTCATCGGGGCCGACCCCGACGGGCTCAACATCAACGACGGCTACGGCTCGACGCACCTCGATGTGCTCGCCGGAGAGGTCGTGCGCGTCGGCGCCGACATCGGCATCGCCCACGACGGCGACGCCGACCGCTGCCTGGCCGTGGACGCCGACGGCCGCATCGTGGACGGCGATCAGATCATGGCCATCCTCGCCCTGTCGATGAAGAGCCGCGGACGACTCAAGGACGACACCCTCGTCGCCACCGTGATGAGCAACCTCGGCCTGCACCGGGCCATGGCCGCCAGCGGCATCCATGTCGAGCAGACGGGTGTGGGCGACCGCTACGTTCTGGAACGGATGAGCGCCAGCGGGTTCTCCCTCGGCGGCGAGCAGTCGGGCCACGTCATCATGAGCGACTTCGCCACCACCGGCGACGGTCTGCTCACCGGCCTGCACCTGTGCGCCGAGATGGCGCGCACCGGCAAGACGCTCGCCGAACTGGCATCCGTCATGACCGTCTTCCCGCAGGTTCTCGTCAACGTGCGGGACGTCGACCGCTCCCGCGTCGACGACGACGAAGGCGTGCAGGAGGCGGTGGCGTCCGCAGCCGCCGCACTCGGCATGTCGGGTCGCGTCCTGCTCCGCGCCTCCGGAACCGAGCCGCTCGTGCGCGTGATGGTCGAGGCCGAGACCGCAGACGTCGCCAGCGACGTGGCGGCGCAGTTGGCAGCCGTCGTGAGCGAGCGTCTCGCCCTTCCTGCGTAG
- a CDS encoding lipopolysaccharide biosynthesis protein, whose protein sequence is MTQQTTLHPDGAAGADTAAPARRRRRGLASIEDLGSRRGTLLSIGSSAAARFIVLPISAVLGIVVTRLIIDNYGVASYGQYILLVAIAGLIPFSDLGLTAAIMNAVAGAKDPRTDSNLRLVLISCMRLLFICSSVVIVVAVVLFVSGLWPTVLGGALTPESGALAATLCLAIFGLNMLIAYGQRILAALGLNVLVVLLGAIQTPIVLAVLWVMIATSADGGYIAVASYAATTVICLIAMIIASRKLKPMLGSALRGALDRRIRGARVMNTAWPMLIQMVALPIAMSSDRLVLSLIGTLDDLAQYSLANQIFSPVFAVVTAAGFALWPVFAKARAAGKAAPVSPMKMSVAFAVAAAAACLALSLAAGWLAELASGGQIQLPASLLIAFSVFIVIQSAKYPFGMYLTDASGLRFQAYLILGMLPVNLGLTILLIPALGSLGPVVGSIVGVLAFQLIPNAVLVRRRVREVASSSASTEET, encoded by the coding sequence ATGACACAGCAGACGACCCTCCATCCCGATGGCGCGGCAGGCGCCGACACCGCTGCCCCTGCCCGGCGGCGCCGGCGGGGGCTGGCATCCATCGAAGACCTCGGGAGCAGGCGCGGCACGCTGCTGTCGATCGGCAGCAGCGCCGCGGCGCGCTTCATCGTGCTGCCGATCAGCGCGGTGCTCGGCATCGTGGTCACCCGGCTGATCATCGACAACTACGGCGTGGCCTCCTACGGGCAGTACATCCTGCTCGTGGCGATCGCGGGGCTCATTCCGTTCAGCGACCTGGGACTGACCGCCGCGATCATGAACGCCGTCGCCGGGGCGAAGGATCCACGCACCGACAGCAACCTGCGCCTCGTGCTCATCTCGTGCATGCGGCTGCTGTTCATCTGCTCGTCGGTGGTCATCGTTGTGGCCGTGGTGCTCTTCGTCTCGGGGCTCTGGCCCACCGTGCTGGGCGGCGCGCTCACCCCGGAATCCGGGGCCCTCGCCGCCACTCTTTGCCTGGCGATCTTCGGCCTGAACATGCTGATCGCCTACGGGCAGCGCATTCTCGCCGCCCTGGGACTGAACGTGCTGGTCGTGCTGCTCGGCGCCATTCAGACCCCGATCGTGCTCGCCGTGCTGTGGGTGATGATCGCCACCTCTGCCGACGGCGGGTACATCGCCGTCGCGTCCTACGCGGCCACGACGGTGATCTGCCTCATCGCGATGATCATCGCCTCCCGCAAGCTCAAGCCCATGCTCGGCAGCGCGCTGCGCGGGGCCTTGGACCGCCGCATCCGCGGCGCGAGAGTGATGAACACCGCCTGGCCGATGCTCATCCAGATGGTTGCGCTGCCGATCGCGATGTCGTCGGACCGCCTCGTGCTCAGCCTCATCGGCACCCTGGACGATCTCGCGCAGTACAGCCTCGCGAATCAGATCTTCTCCCCCGTGTTCGCCGTGGTGACGGCCGCGGGCTTCGCCCTGTGGCCGGTGTTCGCGAAGGCCCGCGCCGCGGGTAAGGCCGCGCCGGTGTCGCCCATGAAGATGTCCGTGGCGTTCGCCGTCGCCGCAGCGGCGGCATGCCTCGCGCTGAGCCTGGCAGCGGGGTGGCTCGCCGAACTGGCATCCGGAGGGCAGATTCAGTTGCCCGCGAGCCTGCTCATCGCCTTCAGCGTGTTCATCGTGATCCAATCGGCGAAGTACCCGTTCGGCATGTACCTCACCGACGCGTCGGGGCTGCGATTCCAGGCCTACTTGATCCTCGGCATGCTGCCGGTGAACCTCGGGTTGACCATCCTTCTCATCCCGGCACTCGGCTCCCTGGGCCCCGTGGTCGGGTCGATCGTCGGCGTGCTGGCATTCCAGCTCATTCCGAACGCCGTCCTCGTGCGTCGCCGCGTCCGCGAAGTGGCGTCGTCGAGCGCATCGACGGAGGAGACGTGA
- a CDS encoding DUF1972 domain-containing protein, whose product MFGTRGVPAAYGGFETAVEEVGYRLVERGHRVTVYTRGGERDLTEYRGMRVVQLPALSVKQLETLSHTGFSVLHAVTHRRPDAAFVFNAANSPFIPMLRARGIPVALHMDGLEWRRSKWGRGGAAYYRWAEEHGVRAADALIADAPGIAEYYEDEFQAPTELIRYGAPILNGVSDEGVRALGLESGGYHLVVARFEPENHVLEIVKGYRASAGRKPLIVVGSAPYAAEYTQAIAAAAQGDERIRMLGGVYDQELLDALYAHAFTYVHGHSVGGTNPSLLRAMGAGTAVIAYDVTFNREVLDDEGWFFFGEGDIAGHFAAVEAHPDGVHGRGEALKRRAEAQFRWDDVADAYEDLALRLAAGESAHSGMRRTTRSVTSWSTTSS is encoded by the coding sequence ATGTTCGGAACCCGCGGGGTTCCTGCCGCATACGGCGGCTTCGAGACCGCCGTCGAAGAGGTGGGCTACCGGCTGGTCGAGCGCGGTCACCGCGTGACGGTCTACACCCGCGGCGGCGAGCGCGACCTCACCGAGTACCGCGGCATGCGCGTCGTTCAGCTGCCCGCACTGTCGGTCAAGCAGCTCGAGACACTCAGCCACACCGGCTTCTCGGTGCTGCACGCCGTGACCCACCGCCGCCCCGACGCGGCATTCGTGTTCAACGCGGCCAACTCGCCGTTCATCCCGATGCTGCGTGCCCGCGGCATCCCCGTCGCCCTGCACATGGACGGGCTCGAATGGCGCCGCTCGAAGTGGGGCCGCGGCGGAGCCGCCTACTACCGGTGGGCAGAAGAGCACGGCGTGCGGGCGGCCGACGCGCTGATCGCCGACGCGCCGGGGATCGCGGAGTACTACGAGGACGAGTTCCAGGCGCCGACCGAGCTCATCCGCTACGGCGCGCCGATCCTCAACGGGGTGTCCGACGAGGGCGTGCGGGCGCTGGGCCTGGAGAGCGGCGGCTACCACCTCGTGGTGGCGCGCTTCGAGCCCGAGAACCACGTTCTCGAGATCGTGAAGGGCTACCGCGCCAGCGCGGGCCGAAAGCCGCTCATCGTCGTGGGCTCCGCGCCGTATGCGGCCGAGTACACCCAGGCGATCGCTGCCGCTGCCCAGGGCGACGAGCGCATCCGCATGCTCGGCGGCGTGTACGACCAGGAGCTGCTCGACGCGCTGTACGCGCACGCCTTCACCTACGTGCACGGGCACTCCGTGGGAGGGACGAACCCGTCGCTGCTGCGCGCCATGGGCGCCGGCACCGCTGTCATCGCCTACGACGTCACCTTCAACCGCGAGGTGCTCGACGATGAGGGGTGGTTCTTCTTCGGCGAGGGTGACATCGCGGGCCACTTCGCCGCTGTCGAGGCGCACCCCGACGGCGTGCACGGCCGCGGCGAGGCGCTGAAGCGGCGAGCCGAAGCGCAGTTCCGGTGGGACGACGTGGCCGACGCGTACGAAGACCTGGCGCTCCGCCTGGCCGCTGGCGAGTCGGCGCACTCCGGCATGCGCCGCACCACGCGCTCCGTGACCTCGTGGTCGACGACCAGCTCGTGA
- a CDS encoding CsbD family protein, with protein MGIGDDMKHKGEELKGQAKEGIGKATGDKSMETEGHVDQAKGKGKQAVDEVKDAVTDK; from the coding sequence ATGGGCATCGGAGACGACATGAAGCACAAGGGCGAAGAGCTCAAGGGTCAGGCCAAGGAGGGCATCGGCAAGGCGACCGGTGACAAGTCGATGGAGACCGAGGGTCACGTCGACCAGGCCAAGGGCAAGGGCAAGCAGGCCGTCGACGAGGTCAAGGACGCCGTCACCGACAAGTAG